The following are encoded in a window of Qingrenia yutianensis genomic DNA:
- a CDS encoding PTS fructose transporter subunit IIC: protein MFKKLQLKKHALTGISFMLPLVVASGLLIAIGNIFGGNPSVISDYKAGYNIWQAAVTLGVYGMGLLPGVMGAAIAYSIADRPGIAPGLLMGMIAQNMGAGFLGGMLGGYLAGYFVEFLKTRLKVPKWAQGLMPMMIIPLLASVVIGLIMFFVIGGPIALLSESLENFLVNMQTGSKGVFGAIMGAMAAFDFGGPVNKVASLFADGLLMDGVYGPEAVKICASMIPPFGVALSWLIKRSRYTRSETDNIKIAFPMGICMITEGVIPIAAVDPIRVIASCSIGAAVGGALIMILNVGSMVPSGGMFIVPAMINPWGFMAALTAGTVVTALLLVVLKKDAKKEDDVVLDEEEEEVDLSDVKFN from the coding sequence ATGTTTAAAAAGTTACAGCTTAAAAAGCACGCTTTGACGGGTATTTCGTTTATGCTTCCGCTGGTTGTTGCGTCCGGTCTTTTAATTGCGATCGGCAATATTTTCGGCGGCAACCCGTCGGTGATTTCCGACTACAAGGCAGGCTACAACATTTGGCAGGCGGCAGTTACGTTAGGTGTTTACGGTATGGGACTTTTGCCCGGCGTTATGGGTGCGGCGATTGCTTACTCCATTGCCGACCGTCCCGGTATTGCTCCCGGTCTTTTAATGGGTATGATTGCCCAGAATATGGGCGCAGGTTTCCTCGGCGGTATGCTCGGCGGTTATCTTGCAGGTTATTTCGTTGAATTTTTGAAAACGCGTCTTAAAGTTCCCAAATGGGCGCAGGGACTTATGCCTATGATGATCATTCCGCTTTTGGCATCGGTCGTTATCGGACTCATTATGTTCTTTGTTATCGGCGGGCCGATTGCACTTCTTTCGGAATCGCTTGAAAACTTCCTTGTGAATATGCAGACAGGTTCAAAAGGTGTATTCGGCGCGATTATGGGCGCTATGGCGGCATTCGACTTCGGCGGTCCCGTCAACAAGGTTGCGTCGCTCTTTGCAGACGGTCTTTTGATGGACGGCGTTTACGGCCCCGAGGCTGTTAAGATTTGCGCGTCGATGATACCCCCCTTCGGTGTTGCGCTTTCGTGGCTCATCAAAAGGTCGCGTTACACAAGAAGCGAAACAGACAACATCAAAATTGCGTTCCCGATGGGAATTTGTATGATTACCGAAGGTGTTATCCCCATTGCGGCGGTTGACCCGATTAGAGTTATCGCGTCCTGCTCGATAGGCGCGGCTGTGGGCGGTGCGCTCATTATGATACTCAATGTAGGTTCTATGGTTCCGTCGGGCGGCATGTTTATCGTTCCCGCTATGATTAACCCCTGGGGATTTATGGCGGCTCTCACCGCAGGCACGGTTGTAACGGCGCTTTTGTTGGTTGTTCTTAAAAAAGACGCTAAAAAAGAGGACGACGTTGTGCTTGACGAGGAAGAGGAAGAAGTTGACCTTTCGGACGTTAAATTTAACTAA
- a CDS encoding PTS sugar transporter subunit IIA, with protein MMDIASVLKKDRIILDLDAKDKNEALAKLTDLLFESGALNDKDAFLGDVLSREEISTTGIGNGIAIPHGKSLSVKETTVAIGRLKNETEWESVDGKPVKLVVLLAVNEADKTGVHVKLLSNMARKLASEENCKRLLDAKDADEIIKIFGE; from the coding sequence ATGATGGACATTGCAAGCGTATTGAAAAAAGACAGAATTATACTTGATTTGGACGCAAAAGACAAAAACGAGGCACTTGCAAAACTTACCGATTTGCTTTTTGAGAGCGGTGCGTTAAACGATAAAGACGCGTTTTTGGGCGACGTTTTATCGCGCGAGGAAATCTCGACAACGGGAATAGGCAACGGAATTGCAATTCCGCACGGAAAGTCATTAAGCGTTAAGGAAACGACCGTTGCAATCGGCAGACTCAAAAACGAAACCGAATGGGAAAGCGTTGACGGCAAGCCGGTTAAACTGGTGGTGCTTTTGGCGGTCAACGAGGCGGACAAGACGGGTGTTCACGTAAAACTTTTATCAAATATGGCGCGAAAGCTTGCGTCGGAGGAAAACTGCAAAAGACTTCTTGACGCAAAGGACGCGGACGAAATTATCAAAATTTTCGGTGAATAA
- a CDS encoding PTS sugar transporter subunit IIA codes for MFKKLQLKKHALTGISFMLPLVVASIAIPHGKSLSVKETTVAIGRLKNETEWESVDGKPVKLVVLLAVNEADKTGVHVKLLSNMARKLASEENCKRLLDAKDADEIIKIFGE; via the coding sequence ATGTTTAAAAAGTTACAGCTTAAAAAGCACGCTTTGACGGGTATTTCGTTTATGCTTCCGCTGGTTGTTGCGTCAATTGCAATTCCGCACGGAAAGTCATTAAGCGTTAAGGAAACGACCGTTGCAATCGGCAGACTCAAAAACGAAACCGAATGGGAAAGCGTTGACGGCAAGCCGGTTAAACTGGTGGTGCTTTTGGCGGTCAACGAGGCGGACAAGACGGGTGTTCACGTAAAACTTTTATCAAATATGGCGCGAAAGCTTGCGTCGGAGGAAAACTGCAAAAGACTTCTTGACGCAAAGGACGCGGACGAAATTATCAAAATTTTCGGTGAATAA
- a CDS encoding PTS fructose transporter subunit IIB, which produces MKIVGIAACTSGIAHTYIAKEKLMSAAKELGHEAHIETQGTIGTEDELTAKDIENADVVIIAADIKVGGKERFKGKRVVEVPTHIAIKSPKALLNKIEAELK; this is translated from the coding sequence ATGAAAATCGTAGGAATTGCGGCTTGCACATCGGGTATTGCGCACACTTACATTGCAAAAGAAAAGCTTATGTCGGCGGCGAAAGAGCTCGGTCACGAGGCACACATTGAAACGCAGGGTACAATCGGCACCGAAGACGAACTTACTGCAAAGGACATTGAAAACGCGGACGTTGTTATCATTGCGGCGGACATCAAGGTCGGCGGAAAGGAACGCTTCAAGGGCAAAAGGGTGGTTGAAGTTCCCACTCACATTGCAATTAAATCCCCCAAGGCATTGTTAAACAAAATCGAGGCAGAATTAAAATAA
- a CDS encoding BglG family transcription antiterminator: protein MNKRQIEILKNLHSKKEFTTFAHLAEKFNVSVKTVRNDISAIRDFLDGESLNTAGADFGSGLIETKTHLGVRLNISEEEWQKISLQNDGNDEKDAVFFIIRHLMKNKSLTAQRLAEQYYLSRTQLEKVISKVSKWFFEKHIPFERRRGKGISIRCSEFNYRMALLAHCRENIAFYSELANVGGSEVFVVGYEDYRAICGALDGFEPKKASEALKKTEEQFGLTLNYASGFDLLFLISLCIMRTGENIEVPPSEKRITDGGSDALFADELIKRLESAYNIILPQNEKKFIEFAAEISEIREFDDVSARRNFEAMNIELCRFTMRAVTLIGEVTGAALRDDKFFVKQMFLQLKVTIARLKYGIVFKNGLLSQIKLNYPNMMAIAWFLGNIFEKELELELNENEAGFLALHIGGAIERQLSSVTACIVCDYGVGISQVLKEKIMRRIPEIKITSVFSGRDIHKIKSEMCDFIISATSLDGYRLNRDIINVGNLLSASDIERLEEQVKTVRTKRRGGIKQLKPKTSLFNTELIFPKCDFSKKEELLHMMCARLENLGYVTQGFEKTVLEREKSTPTDIGNGFALPHGLGNFVNHSAAAFATLKEPIEWTKNGDTADIVFLAAFDMDESGEIKEEIVRFYKSLVSFMEQDGNCDKLRNTTDTNEIIKIFDQW, encoded by the coding sequence ATGAACAAACGACAGATTGAAATTTTGAAAAATCTTCATTCAAAAAAAGAATTTACCACTTTTGCGCATCTTGCGGAGAAATTTAACGTATCGGTTAAAACGGTGAGAAACGACATCAGCGCGATTAGGGATTTCCTTGACGGTGAAAGCTTAAACACAGCCGGGGCGGATTTCGGTTCGGGCTTAATCGAAACAAAAACACATCTCGGTGTCAGGCTCAACATATCTGAGGAAGAATGGCAGAAAATTTCTTTGCAGAATGACGGAAACGACGAAAAAGACGCTGTTTTTTTTATCATTCGCCATTTGATGAAAAATAAAAGTCTCACCGCTCAAAGATTGGCGGAGCAATACTATTTGAGCCGTACACAGCTTGAAAAGGTGATTTCTAAAGTTTCCAAATGGTTTTTTGAAAAGCACATTCCGTTTGAAAGGCGCAGAGGAAAGGGAATTTCAATCCGATGCAGTGAATTTAACTACCGTATGGCGCTTTTGGCGCATTGCCGTGAGAACATCGCGTTTTACTCAGAGCTTGCAAATGTCGGAGGCAGTGAGGTATTTGTTGTAGGATATGAAGATTATCGGGCAATATGCGGTGCACTTGACGGCTTTGAACCGAAAAAGGCATCGGAGGCGCTCAAAAAGACCGAAGAACAATTCGGGCTTACTTTAAACTACGCGTCGGGCTTCGACCTTTTGTTCCTCATTTCGCTTTGCATTATGCGAACCGGCGAAAACATCGAGGTGCCGCCGAGCGAAAAACGCATCACCGACGGAGGATCGGACGCGCTTTTTGCGGACGAGCTTATAAAAAGGCTTGAGAGTGCATACAATATTATTTTACCGCAAAATGAGAAAAAATTCATTGAATTTGCGGCGGAAATTTCGGAAATCCGCGAGTTTGACGACGTTTCGGCACGAAGAAATTTTGAGGCTATGAACATTGAGCTTTGCCGTTTCACAATGAGGGCGGTTACGCTTATCGGCGAGGTTACGGGAGCTGCACTCCGCGACGACAAGTTTTTTGTAAAACAGATGTTTTTACAGCTTAAAGTTACAATCGCACGGCTTAAATACGGAATTGTTTTTAAAAACGGACTTCTTTCGCAGATTAAGCTAAATTATCCGAATATGATGGCGATTGCGTGGTTTTTGGGAAACATTTTTGAAAAAGAACTTGAACTCGAACTCAACGAAAACGAGGCGGGATTTTTGGCGCTGCACATCGGCGGTGCGATTGAAAGACAGCTTTCCTCGGTCACCGCGTGCATTGTGTGCGACTACGGCGTGGGAATTTCACAGGTTTTGAAAGAAAAAATTATGCGCCGTATTCCCGAAATTAAAATTACGTCGGTATTTTCGGGCCGCGACATACACAAAATAAAGAGTGAGATGTGCGATTTCATCATTTCGGCGACGTCGCTCGACGGGTACAGACTTAACCGCGACATTATAAATGTAGGAAATCTTTTAAGCGCGTCCGACATTGAACGGCTTGAAGAACAGGTCAAAACGGTGAGAACGAAAAGGCGCGGAGGAATTAAACAGCTTAAGCCGAAAACGTCGCTTTTCAACACCGAACTGATTTTTCCGAAATGCGATTTTTCAAAAAAGGAAGAACTTTTGCATATGATGTGCGCAAGGCTTGAAAACCTCGGTTATGTGACACAGGGGTTTGAAAAAACGGTTCTCGAGCGCGAAAAGAGCACACCCACCGATATAGGAAACGGATTTGCGCTTCCTCACGGACTCGGAAATTTTGTAAACCATTCGGCGGCGGCTTTTGCAACTCTCAAAGAGCCGATTGAGTGGACAAAAAACGGCGACACGGCGGACATTGTTTTTCTTGCCGCGTTTGATATGGACGAGAGCGGAGAGATAAAAGAAGAAATTGTGAGATTTTACAAATCACTTGTTTCATTTATGGAACAGGACGGTAATTGCGATAAATTGAGAAACACCACCGACACAAACGAGATTATCAAAATTTTTGACCAATGGTAG
- a CDS encoding PHP domain-containing protein — protein MAAKSNEIYNFTVSPSVIKADTDSTVIIESQSGTFSFFDGMEYDVIFIPTEKSDVPSDEEMSLSGWDKNRVVHTFKAKDGKLTLTHKFLGEQEWRIKISSTEERYDQYENDNNIAFSRGRWKYIAAVKKGITLSVYSLYPDLYERNVKKCDFHIHTNFSDGTETPERTTANYRKKGFDIISITDHNIYNASAEVAKKLDFMHNFKLIPGEEVHNGYARQLHIVNVGSKYSVNDIFLDEPERVKAEVEALKGEVEVPEGVDEREYLYRVWTYREIKKSGGYAIYPHPFWTWKGHYHVETDMSEAVMKNGLCDAFELLGGCSVKENNLQVALYYSLQKNGLKMPIVGSSDSHTTMPGAQWFDEDSTVLFEKDGDTIGAIDGGYSVAVESVQGEEIRVFGDFRMMKYTHFLIENYFARRAEICNASGIFVERYLLGDTGCRDIICACEDRIKKFENEFFGR, from the coding sequence ATGGCAGCAAAATCAAATGAAATTTACAATTTTACCGTGTCACCGTCGGTTATAAAGGCAGACACGGACAGTACGGTTATTATAGAGAGCCAAAGCGGAACGTTCAGTTTTTTTGACGGTATGGAATACGACGTTATTTTTATTCCGACCGAAAAGAGCGATGTGCCGTCGGATGAGGAAATGTCGCTTTCCGGCTGGGACAAAAACAGGGTTGTTCACACTTTTAAGGCAAAAGACGGAAAACTTACATTAACACATAAATTTTTGGGCGAACAGGAATGGCGGATTAAAATTTCGTCCACCGAGGAGAGATATGATCAATACGAAAATGACAACAACATTGCTTTTTCGCGCGGACGCTGGAAATACATTGCCGCGGTTAAGAAAGGCATAACACTTTCGGTTTACTCGCTTTATCCCGACTTATACGAAAGAAACGTTAAAAAGTGCGATTTTCACATACATACCAATTTTTCAGACGGCACAGAAACGCCCGAGCGCACGACGGCAAACTACCGCAAAAAGGGTTTTGACATCATTTCGATAACCGACCACAACATTTACAATGCGTCGGCGGAGGTTGCAAAAAAGCTTGATTTTATGCACAATTTCAAGCTTATCCCCGGTGAGGAGGTTCATAACGGCTACGCACGTCAGCTCCACATTGTAAATGTCGGCAGTAAATACAGCGTGAATGACATATTTTTGGACGAGCCGGAACGCGTGAAGGCAGAAGTTGAGGCGCTTAAAGGAGAGGTTGAGGTCCCCGAGGGCGTGGACGAGAGAGAATATCTTTACAGGGTTTGGACGTACAGAGAGATTAAAAAAAGCGGAGGTTATGCGATATATCCGCACCCGTTCTGGACGTGGAAAGGGCATTATCACGTTGAAACCGATATGAGCGAGGCTGTGATGAAAAACGGTCTTTGCGACGCGTTTGAGCTTTTGGGCGGCTGTTCGGTGAAGGAGAACAATTTGCAGGTTGCGCTTTATTACAGTTTGCAGAAAAACGGTCTTAAAATGCCGATTGTCGGTTCGAGCGACAGCCACACCACAATGCCCGGTGCGCAGTGGTTTGACGAGGATTCCACCGTTTTATTTGAAAAGGACGGCGACACAATCGGCGCGATTGACGGCGGTTACAGCGTTGCGGTTGAGTCGGTTCAGGGCGAGGAGATACGCGTTTTCGGCGATTTCAGAATGATGAAATACACGCATTTTCTCATTGAGAATTATTTTGCAAGGCGCGCCGAGATTTGCAATGCGTCGGGAATTTTTGTTGAGAGGTATTTATTGGGCGATACAGGCTGCAGGGATATTATTTGCGCGTGCGAGGACAGAATTAAGAAATTTGAAAATGAATTTTTTGGGAGATAG
- the ptsP gene encoding phosphoenolpyruvate--protein phosphotransferase codes for MKILKGIAAAHGLVFGKMIFFEKNFDNGANEIGIDEAAEKALEKVRYLHKKTLDTLGAEKAKIFSAYEMLLSDKMLITPIKTATENGEDAKSAVESVTKTMSDRLSSSKNEYMRQRAEDIRYIGSLLCDVISGAEDGFNFPDDGEKYIVAAKELTPVDTMMFDKDRIAGFITEKGGATSHVVILAKSLGIPAVVGAEGIAEVKEFNGEDAYLDGYGGRLIITPDEGASAEYARKLDDERKFAQELEKIKKIGAQTEDGERISVCVNIGKPSDLKGYEEEKLDGVGLFRSEFLYSSKSVKPSFDEQVKAYREAIEKASPDAVTIRTLDIGGDKRLDYLDMKDEENPFLGNRGIRLCLKNEEIFAEQLKAILVAARGYTAKIMLPMITSISEIKKARAVLDKVKKELDAQDTEYADKILVGIMIETPASAIMADSFAKHSDFFSVGTNDLVQYITASDRGNADVEELYNPYHPAVINMLSNVIKAGERHGIEVSVCGDLASNTEFTKLLLGLGLKKFSVPLPVAGRIKHKISHTDGTSARALAKRVLGAEDENEIKNIILRG; via the coding sequence ATGAAAATTTTAAAAGGCATTGCGGCGGCACATGGACTTGTTTTCGGCAAGATGATATTTTTTGAAAAAAACTTTGACAACGGTGCAAACGAAATAGGCATTGACGAGGCGGCGGAAAAGGCGCTTGAAAAGGTGAGGTATCTGCACAAAAAGACGCTGGACACGCTGGGTGCGGAAAAGGCGAAAATTTTCTCGGCATACGAAATGCTTTTATCGGACAAAATGCTGATAACTCCCATCAAGACGGCAACAGAAAACGGCGAGGACGCAAAAAGCGCGGTTGAAAGCGTTACGAAAACTATGTCGGACAGGCTTTCGTCAAGCAAAAACGAATATATGCGTCAGCGCGCAGAGGATATAAGATATATCGGTTCACTTTTGTGCGATGTTATTTCGGGCGCGGAGGACGGCTTCAATTTTCCCGACGACGGCGAAAAATACATTGTGGCGGCAAAGGAGCTTACCCCCGTTGACACTATGATGTTCGACAAAGACAGAATTGCGGGATTTATCACTGAAAAGGGCGGCGCAACGTCGCACGTTGTGATTTTGGCAAAGTCGCTCGGTATCCCGGCGGTTGTCGGTGCGGAAGGCATTGCGGAAGTTAAGGAATTTAACGGCGAGGACGCTTATCTTGACGGATACGGCGGACGGCTTATTATAACTCCCGACGAGGGCGCGAGCGCGGAATATGCGCGCAAGCTTGACGACGAGAGAAAATTTGCGCAGGAGCTTGAAAAAATCAAAAAAATCGGCGCGCAGACAGAGGACGGCGAGAGAATTTCGGTTTGCGTAAACATCGGAAAACCGTCCGACCTTAAAGGTTATGAGGAAGAAAAGCTTGACGGCGTGGGGCTGTTCCGTTCGGAATTTTTATATTCGTCGAAAAGCGTTAAACCAAGCTTTGACGAACAGGTTAAGGCATACCGTGAGGCGATTGAAAAGGCAAGCCCCGACGCGGTGACGATAAGGACACTGGACATCGGCGGTGACAAAAGGCTTGATTATCTCGATATGAAAGATGAGGAAAATCCGTTCCTCGGCAACCGCGGTATCAGGCTTTGTCTTAAAAACGAGGAAATTTTTGCCGAGCAGTTAAAGGCAATACTCGTTGCGGCGAGGGGATACACGGCAAAAATTATGCTTCCTATGATTACAAGCATTTCGGAGATAAAGAAGGCGCGCGCGGTGCTTGACAAGGTTAAAAAAGAACTTGATGCGCAAGATACGGAGTATGCGGACAAAATTTTGGTCGGCATTATGATTGAAACACCGGCGAGCGCGATTATGGCGGACAGTTTTGCGAAACACAGCGACTTTTTCAGCGTGGGAACAAACGATTTGGTACAGTACATCACCGCGTCGGACAGAGGAAATGCCGACGTTGAGGAATTATACAACCCGTATCACCCGGCGGTGATAAATATGCTTTCAAACGTCATTAAGGCAGGCGAAAGACACGGCATTGAGGTGAGCGTGTGCGGTGATTTGGCGTCAAACACCGAATTTACCAAGCTTTTGCTGGGGTTGGGACTCAAAAAATTCAGCGTTCCGCTCCCCGTTGCAGGCAGAATTAAGCACAAAATTTCACACACGGACGGCACAAGTGCAAGGGCGCTCGCGAAAAGAGTTTTGGGCGCGGAGGACGAAAACGAAATTAAAAATATTATTTTGAGAGGATGA
- a CDS encoding HPr family phosphocarrier protein — protein MVKTEYEIRHEEGLHARPASDLCKEANRFKSSVTISKDGEDYDAKSVLMVLCMGAVKGDVIEIRAEGDDEKEALEAVIKSLDTE, from the coding sequence ATGGTAAAGACGGAATACGAAATCAGGCATGAGGAGGGTTTGCACGCACGTCCGGCATCGGATTTGTGCAAAGAGGCAAACAGGTTTAAAAGCAGTGTGACCATATCAAAGGACGGCGAGGATTACGACGCTAAAAGCGTTTTGATGGTGCTTTGTATGGGAGCGGTGAAAGGTGATGTGATTGAGATACGCGCGGAGGGCGACGACGAAAAAGAGGCGCTCGAGGCGGTTATTAAATCGTTGGATACGGAGTGA
- a CDS encoding S-layer homology domain-containing protein, giving the protein MKKFISAKRFISALLCTVLIFAFLPSFGFAENGESLEFEKNVSLLNLAGVVSQTSFSDAELLANVSRADFLYYVSKLLKIEEQPNVDEEYFTDLEGHWAGKLVSRFVQMGVIWPGDDRIFRPEDAVTRDEAAKIITSVLGYDALARVNGGYPSGYLLIMSRLGIFPNGVGENITFAEVIYALANALEAPCYEIKSLEGGTVYYEQDGENTLLKVYHGIKSDEGYVTSFGNMSLDGISADGDIMYIGGEKYNAESISGADGFLGKYVDVYYSESGKQRTARLLCVSESDSSFETDATDIDTLDADYRLNYYKDGADKTSSKKLARSIRVLYNGALKQDGIRDMFANLKNGTVRLVDADENGTYEYAVVNDYSDFVAGYADAEKSIIYDKAGKTEYELEKFDRYAVLDVSGAKTSISGIKENTVLSVAVSEDKTSYIEIIVSNAIVSGSADEILTSGNDTFITVDGNEYKISAECAEKDAVYAGYKGTFYLNAFGEIAYIKPDMSSDFRYGYITHGEIAEDTHPKAVQIELFDDTGALKMRKIEDNIVMDGEKIKKAEDALTLEWAKNKVIQPQMIRYKTDADGKITHIDTVYKNGEYENGKDALLETIPVDDSLASSDVQRIFSCTASSRRIGTNVVFTNSTKLFFVPKYDDIKNENYESSDFSIGAFADMVIDSGVNAAGYRADETAVYEDAVVCYGKGTGEAHDDNTNVFVLKDIKKASDAEGFIGTKIYGLRGGNEVSLFIADSYVSQFEALGLAEGDLLSLRTDNQGKVSDIIVLYDFSQGGEPFAQTGSKWYDKNRFNNNYTTFSQKFAMSFMYAGYKSGNLIKGIYDISQDAYDSSEAFDVSAVKIIVVDSGRTKGNKVYAGRAADIKCAAAVGNENSSKLFVHYRYLNVKDVVVYK; this is encoded by the coding sequence ATGAAAAAATTTATTTCGGCGAAAAGATTTATTTCGGCACTGCTTTGCACCGTTTTGATTTTCGCATTTCTGCCGTCATTCGGCTTTGCGGAGAACGGCGAAAGCTTGGAATTTGAGAAAAACGTCAGCCTGTTAAACCTTGCCGGCGTTGTTTCGCAAACTTCGTTCAGCGACGCGGAGCTTCTTGCAAACGTCAGCCGTGCGGATTTTCTCTATTATGTTTCAAAGCTTTTAAAAATTGAGGAACAGCCGAATGTTGATGAGGAATATTTCACCGACCTTGAAGGTCACTGGGCAGGAAAGCTTGTTTCGCGGTTTGTGCAAATGGGCGTTATTTGGCCGGGAGATGACAGAATTTTCCGTCCTGAGGACGCTGTAACGCGCGACGAGGCGGCAAAAATTATCACGTCTGTTTTGGGCTATGACGCGCTTGCAAGGGTGAACGGCGGTTATCCGTCGGGATATTTGCTCATAATGTCAAGGCTCGGAATTTTCCCGAACGGCGTTGGCGAAAACATCACCTTTGCAGAGGTTATCTATGCGCTTGCAAACGCGCTTGAGGCACCGTGCTACGAGATAAAGAGCCTTGAGGGCGGTACGGTTTATTACGAGCAGGACGGCGAAAACACACTTTTGAAAGTTTATCACGGCATAAAATCCGACGAGGGATATGTTACAAGTTTCGGAAATATGTCGCTTGACGGAATCAGCGCCGACGGCGATATTATGTATATCGGCGGTGAAAAATACAACGCGGAAAGCATATCGGGCGCGGACGGATTTTTGGGAAAATACGTTGACGTTTACTATTCCGAAAGCGGAAAACAGCGCACCGCGCGCCTTTTGTGCGTATCGGAAAGCGATTCGTCGTTTGAAACAGACGCAACGGATATTGACACTCTTGACGCGGACTACAGGCTTAATTATTACAAGGACGGCGCGGACAAGACTTCTTCAAAAAAACTTGCACGCTCAATCCGCGTTTTGTATAACGGTGCGTTAAAGCAGGACGGCATACGCGATATGTTTGCAAACCTCAAAAACGGTACTGTAAGACTTGTTGACGCGGACGAAAACGGAACTTACGAATATGCAGTTGTAAACGATTATTCCGATTTTGTAGCAGGATATGCCGACGCGGAAAAGAGCATTATTTACGATAAAGCCGGCAAGACGGAATATGAGCTTGAAAAGTTTGACAGATACGCGGTTTTGGACGTATCTGGTGCAAAAACAAGCATTTCGGGCATAAAGGAAAACACGGTTTTGTCGGTTGCGGTGAGCGAGGACAAAACGTCATATATTGAAATTATCGTTTCAAATGCAATCGTTTCGGGCAGTGCGGACGAAATATTAACAAGCGGAAACGATACGTTTATTACGGTTGACGGAAACGAATACAAAATCAGCGCGGAATGTGCCGAAAAAGACGCGGTTTATGCAGGTTACAAGGGCACGTTTTATTTGAACGCGTTCGGCGAAATTGCCTATATTAAGCCAGATATGTCGTCCGATTTCCGCTACGGATACATCACTCACGGAGAGATTGCCGAGGACACTCACCCCAAGGCGGTGCAGATTGAGCTGTTCGACGACACGGGCGCGCTTAAAATGCGCAAAATCGAGGACAACATTGTGATGGACGGCGAGAAAATCAAAAAGGCAGAAGATGCGCTTACGCTTGAATGGGCGAAAAACAAGGTTATTCAACCGCAGATGATAAGATACAAAACCGACGCGGACGGAAAAATTACACACATTGACACCGTTTACAAAAACGGCGAATACGAAAACGGAAAAGATGCGCTTTTGGAAACAATTCCCGTTGACGACAGCCTTGCAAGCTCGGACGTACAGAGAATTTTCTCGTGTACGGCAAGCTCGCGCAGAATAGGAACAAACGTTGTTTTCACCAACAGCACAAAGCTGTTTTTCGTGCCGAAATACGACGATATTAAAAACGAAAACTACGAAAGCAGTGACTTTTCAATCGGCGCGTTTGCCGATATGGTGATAGATTCGGGCGTTAACGCGGCCGGATACCGTGCCGACGAAACCGCGGTTTACGAGGACGCGGTGGTATGCTACGGCAAGGGCACGGGCGAGGCACACGACGACAATACGAATGTTTTTGTGTTAAAGGATATCAAAAAGGCGAGCGACGCGGAAGGATTTATCGGCACAAAGATTTACGGTTTGAGAGGCGGAAACGAGGTGTCGCTGTTTATTGCGGATTCGTATGTTTCGCAGTTTGAGGCATTGGGTCTTGCCGAGGGCGACCTGTTATCTCTCCGGACTGACAATCAGGGAAAAGTAAGCGATATTATCGTTTTATACGATTTCAGCCAGGGCGGTGAGCCGTTTGCGCAGACGGGAAGCAAGTGGTATGACAAAAACAGATTTAACAACAATTACACCACGTTTTCACAGAAATTCGCGATGTCGTTTATGTATGCCGGATACAAGTCGGGCAATCTGATAAAGGGAATTTACGACATTTCGCAGGACGCATACGACAGCAGTGAGGCGTTTGACGTATCGGCGGTTAAGATTATTGTGGTGGACAGCGGACGCACCAAAGGCAACAAAGTTTATGCCGGCAGGGCGGCGGATATTAAGTGCGCCGCGGCGGTCGGAAATGAAAACAGTTCCAAGCTGTTTGTGCATTACAGATATTTAAACGTCAAGGACGTTGTGGTTTATAAGTAG